A portion of the Macaca nemestrina isolate mMacNem1 chromosome 19, mMacNem.hap1, whole genome shotgun sequence genome contains these proteins:
- the LOC105465564 gene encoding serine/threonine-protein kinase RIO3, whose product MDLVGVASPEPGPAAAWGPSKCPWAIPQNTISCSLADVMSEQLAKELQLEEEAAVFPEVAVAEGPFITGENIDTSSDLMLAQMLQMEYDREYDAQLRREEKKFNGDSKVSISFENYRKVHPYEDSDSSEDEVDWQDTRDDPYRPAKPVPTPKKGFIGKGKDITTKHDEVVCGRKNTARMENFAPEFQVGDGIGMDLKLSNHVFNALKQHAYSEERRSARLHEKKEHSTAEKAVDPKTRLLMYKMVNSGMLETITGCISTGKESVVFHAYGGSMEDEKEDSKVIPTECAIKVFKTTLNEFKNRDKYIKDDFRFKDRFSKLNPRKIIRMWAEKEMHNLARMQTAGIPCPTVVLLKKHILVMSFIGHDQVPAPKLKEVKLNSEEMKEAYYQTLHLMRQLYHECRLVHADLSEYNMLWHAGKVWLIDVSQSVEPTHPHGLEFLFRDCRNVSQFFQKGGVKEALSERELFNAVSGLNISADNEADFLAEIEALEKMNEDHVQKNGRKAASFLKDDGDPPVLYDE is encoded by the exons tgTCCATGGGCTATCCCTCAGAATACAATATCTTGTTCGTTGGCTGATGTAATGAGTGAACAGCTGGCCAAAGAATTGCAGTTAGAAGAAGAAGCTGCCGTTTTTCCTGAAGTTGC TGTTGCTGAAGGACCATTTATTACTGGAGAAAACATTGATACATCCAGTGACCTTATGCTGGCTCAGATGCTACAGATGGAATATGACAGAGAATATGATGCACAGCTTAGgcgtgaagaaaaaaaattcaatggaGATAGCAAAG tttccatttcctttgaaaattatCGAAAAGTGCATCCTTATGAAGACAGCGATAGCTCTGAAGATGAAGTTGACTGGCAGGATACTCGTGATGATCCCTACAGACCAG CAAAACCGGTTCCCACTCCTAAAAAGGGCTTTattggaaaaggaaaagatatcACCACCAAACATGATGAAGTAGTATGTGGGAGAAAGAACACAGCAAGAATGGAAAAT TTTGCACCTGAGTTTCAGGTGGGAGATGGAATTGGAATGGATTTAAAACTATCAAACCATGTTTTCAATGCTTTAAAACAACATGCCTACTCAGAAGAACGTCGAAGTGCCCGCCTGCATGAGAAGAAGGAACATTCTACAGCA GAAAAAGCAGTTGATCCTAAGACACGTTTACTTATGTATAAAATGGTCAACTCTGGAATGTTGGAGACAATCACTGGCTGTATTAGTACAGGAAAGGAATCTGTTGTCTTTCATGCGTATGGAGGGAG CATGGAGGATGAAAAGGAAGATAGTAAAGTTATACCTACAGAATGTGCCATCAAGGTATTTAAAACAACCCTTAATGAGTTTAAGAATCGTGACAAATATATTAAAGATGATTTCAGGTTTAAAGATCGCTTCAGTAAACTAAATCCACGTAAGATCATCCGCATGTgggcagaaaaagaaatgcacaatCTTGCAAG AATGCAGACAGCTGGAATTCCTTGTCCAACAGTTGTACTACTGAAGAAACACATTTTAGTTATGTCTTTTATTGGCCATGATCAAGTTCCAGCCCCTAAATTAAAAGAAGTAAAGCTCAATagtgaagaaatgaaagaagcctacTATCAAACTCTTCAT TTGATGCGGCAGTTATATCATGAATGTAGGCTTGTCCATGCTGACCTCAGTGAGTATAACATGCTGTGGCATGCTGGAAAG GTCTGGTTGATCGATGTCAGTCAGTCAGTAGAACCTACCCATCCTCATGGCCTGGAGTTCTTGTTCCGGGACTGCAGGAATGTCTCGCAG TTTTTCCAGAAAGGAGGCGTCAAGGAAGCCCTTAGTGAACGAGAACTCTTCAATGCTGTTTCAGGCTTAAACATCTCAGCAGATAATGAAGCTGATTTTTTAGCTGAG ataGAAGCTTTGGAGAAAATGAATGAAGATCACGTTCAGAAGAATGGAAGGAAAGCTGCTTCTTTTTTGAAAGATGATGGAGACCCACCAGTGCTATATGATGAATAG